One Babesia bovis T2Bo chromosome 4 map unlocalized Chr4_1, whole genome shotgun sequence genomic window carries:
- a CDS encoding serine/threonine protein kinase family protein produces MEEENTSKLAIGDYGMSAWTPKKDDVQSNSVVVHGGSRLQHGINSVDTVSTYRSDVCDDNARDNYERAISVLDSASAVNDTRTGHIGRKAYPLKDSTANGLRWEYTKLSPVNGLRCEFSPQNGAPIVNKSLFSKQNAKMVINHFETPDGCNLVPEKCEELPAAALCYRDESSRYVNNYPCSARGRGQLKPLIYPNNAIATSYRQSCGKVFKKNRHDKDIMMPSNAEGPVGILDTFRRKEPCIATSPTTIVGKRASGYFWHRPFAVKRRDKVLFFRGLPYVETVNPDVQKSWHLEAISALTREQYASLKMTMLRLSKSVTNIDPKLLMMLSKGSWEVLQEGTFGTVYIGYIDGLGYSAVKIPVSFMVQNDPVGVMRRYVNEWDILSRCDHPNIVKLCGGLIFGVFDIWLCTELISGADLHSIKYDPKSKRVITPQASLKICRQLADVVNYLHTPTVERGKIVHRDIKPENIIVMPNWDIKLCDFGDAWEDVGQRVDNISGATWLYAPPELLTHKSIVVDIVGVGGGADVDLTEVSEKWDIWSMGCVFQEMFGYAGPFHHLVDVNDGPTEICEKMVHNAINGLVPEIPHALASTKMGQLIAQCLQNDPSLRPTAAQVCAVLQAPDLVLLH; encoded by the coding sequence ATGGAAGAAGAAAATACGTCTAAGTTGGCTATAGGCGACTATGGAATGTCTGCTTGGACACCAAAAAAAGATGATGTGCAAAGCAATTCAGTAGTTGTGCATGGAGGATCCAGACTGCAGCATGGCATTAACTCAGTTGATACTGTCTCCACCTATCGTAGTGATGTGTGTGATGATAACGCAAGGGATAACTATGAAAGGGCCATAAGCGTCTTGGATAGTGCATCTGCCGTTAATGATACCAGAACTGGTCATATTGGACGCAAGGCTTATCCCCTTAAGGATTCAACTGCGAATGGCCTAAGATGGGAATATACAAAATTGTCTCCTGTGAATGGTCTAAGATGTGAGTTTTCACCCCAAAATGGTGCTCCTATAGTCAACAAATCGTTATTCTCTAAGCAAAATGCCAAGATGGTAATTAACCATTTTGAGACTCCCGATGGTTGTAATCTCGTCCCTGAAAAATGTGAAGAGTTGCCAGCTGCAGCACTGTGTTATAGGGATGAATCGTCGAGGTATGTTAACAACTATCCTTGTAGCGCACGGGGAAGGGGACAACTTAAGCCGCTAATTTACCCGAATAACGCCATTGCTACTTCGTATCGTCAATCGTGTGGTAAGGTATTCAAAAAGAACAGACATGATAAGGATATCATGATGCCATCCAACGCGGAGGGTCCCGTCGGTATTTTAGATACTTTTCGTCGAAAAGAACCCTGCATAGCTACAAGTCCAACCACGATAGTTGGGAAAAGAGCGTCTGGTTATTTCTGGCACAGACCTTTCGCTGTAAAGCGAAGAGATAAGGTCCTATTCTTTAGAGGTTTGCCCTATGTAGAAACAGTCAATCCAGACGTTCAAAAATCGTGGCATTTGGAGGCTATATCTGCTCTGACGAGGGAACAATACGCATCGTTAAAGATGACAATGCTACGGTTGAGCAAGAGTGTTACTAATATAGATCCCAAACTGTTGATGATGCTTTCTAAGGGTAGCTGGGAAGTGCTCCAGGAAGGTACATTCGGTACAGTGTATATAGGTTATATAGATGGACTTGGGTATTCTGCCGTCAAGATACCTGTTTCATTTATGGTACAAAATGATCCTGTGGGTGTAATGCGCAGATACGTTAATGAATGGGATATTTTATCGCGTTGTGATCACCCTAACATAGTTAAATTGTGTGGTGGCCTTATTTTTGGTGTATTCGATATCTGGCTATGTACAGAACTCATTAGTGGCGCGGATCTGCATAGCATCAAGTATGACCCAAAATCGAAACGTGTTATAACGCCGCAGGCAAGTCTCAAAATATGTCGGCAGCTTGCGGATGTCGTAAACTACCTCCATACGCCCACAGTGGAACGTGGGAAGATTGTCCACAGAGATATAAAGCCAGAGAATATCATTGTTATGCCGAATTGGGACATAAAACTTTGTGATTTTGGTGATGCTTGGGAAGATGTTGGTCAAAGGGTGGATAATATCTCAGGAGCTACATGGCTTTATGCACCTCCGGAGTTGTTGACCCATAAGTCTATTGTGGTAGATATCGTGGGTGTGGGAGGCGGTGCGGATGTAGATTTAACTGAAGTCTCTGAAAAGTGGGACATATGGTCCATGGGTTGTGTTTTCCAGGAAATGTTCGGTTATGCAGGGCCTTTCCATCATTTGGTAGACGTAAATGATGGACCTACAGAAATATGTGAGAAAATGGTTCACAATGCCATTAATGGTCTTGTCCCCGAGATACCGCATGCTTTAGCCTCAACAAAAATGGGTCAACTTATCGCACAATGTCTTCAGAACGACCCTTCTTTAAGGCCTACAGCTGCCCAAGTATGCGCTGTTCTGCAAGCTCCAGATTTAGTTTTGCTTCATTAA
- a CDS encoding putative integral membrane protein has translation MATVSPRSLLIRCGVAAAIYYLPQDMGVLALLAMNKRSNSKQIAGSITSGPSTGQVDRIIKNYMMDKGFNSSKYLINKGRRYITVELA, from the exons ATGGCCACTGTAAGTCCAAGGTCATTACTGATCAGATGCGGAGTCGCGGCGGCGATATATTATCTCCCCCAAGATATGGGAGTCTTGGCATTACTAGCAATGAATAAGCGCTCG AATTCGAAACAAATTGCGGGTAGCATAACATCTGGACCATCTACAGGGCAAGTAGATCGCATAATAAAAAATTATATGATGGACAAAGGCTTCAATTCATCAAAGTATCTCATAAATAAAGGTAGAAGATATATAACAGTGGAACTGGCCTGA
- a CDS encoding SEP domain family protein, translated as MSNIRSFGDFDDAATHQPYSFAGGHNSAIGVEEGHTVHLYSDGFTVDGGPFRSLNHPENALFLSAVRDGVAPPELHTEGQDVRVYLIDDSHRKYMMKTSESNLQSTSLSKSAGVSNVEHISMESTSSETVTIRIKLYDNRQIHLKVGNNTSIGELRSLIADKSGLPTSSFHILSGFPPTNMKWNDFETVSDHDLSGSTIIQRVIT; from the coding sequence ATGTCTAACATAAGATCTTTTGGTGATTTTGATGATGCTGCTACGCATCAACCATATTCTTTTGCAGGAGGACACAACAGTGCAATAGGCGTAGAAGAGGGACACACAGTCCATTTATATTCCGATGGATTTACAGTAGATGGAGGCCCATTTAGATCCCTCAATCATCCGGAGAATGCATTATTTTTGTCTGCCGTTAGGGATGGTGTGGCACCGCCAGAGTTACATACTGAAGGCCAAGATGTCAGAGTGTACTTGATTGATGATTCACATCGCAAGTATATGATGAAAACGTCGGAAAGCAACTTGCAAAGTACATCGCTAAGTAAATCTGCAGGAGTCTCAAACGTCGAGCACATTTCTATGGAATCGACTTCAAGCGAAACCGTTACAATTAGGATAAAACTCTATGACAACCGTCAAATCCATTTGAAGGTAGGAAATAATACATCAATTGGGGAGCTTCGTTCTCTAATTGCTGACAAGAGTGGGTTGCCCACATCTTCATTCCATATTTTAAGCGGATTTCCTCCGACGAATATGAAGTGGAATGATTTTGAGACTGTGAGTGACCATGATCTTTCAGGCTCTACCATTATACAACGTGTAATAACATAA
- a CDS encoding Ribosomal protein S6 family protein, producing MLRTLLCHFFLLAAIVPSIRVRTLNNNLRADRLSFIVPGSHIDKRIPHLQFKLYGRLTHELYKTIRQRIIQCNETTEKRRERLERIERSKRDGLLLSPKTSYNIYLLLDTIPADKIKQRFQYIAHNLINIGAENIHIYYYGVKKLAQPLKKKHEASVLSFELCVYPSLIKHIHSKLKQEDHVLRVLVLKDEKKDKDLRIYRDNNLHIRHPYFNAAKFSSLKGQLVNKPQENFDIIE from the exons ATGTTACGAACTCTATTATGTCATTTTTTCTTGTTGGCTGCAATCGTTCCTTCAATCCGTGTTCGCACGCTAAATAATAACCTAAGGGCAGATCGCCTTTCCTTCATTGTACCGGGATCACACATCGACAAACGCATTCCACATCTG CAATTCAAACTTTATGGTCGTCTGACTCATGAGCTATATAAAACCATTCGTCAACGTATAATCCAATGCAACGAAACGACGGAGAAAAGAAGGGAACGGTTAGAAAGGATTGAACGGAGTAAGCGCGACGGTTTGCTGCTATCTCCGAAAACTAgctataatatatatttacttTTAGACACAATTCCTGCGGATAAAATAAAGCAAAGATTTCAATACATTGCTCATAATCTGATAAATATAGGTGCTGAAAACATACATATTTACTATTATGGTGTGAAGAAGTTAGCacaacccttaaagaagAAGCACGAAGCCAGTGTTCTTTCGTTTGAGCTGTGCGTATATCCAAGTTTAATCAAGCACATTCACAGTAAATTAAAACAAGAAGACCACGTATTGCGCGTGTTGGTATTGAAGGATGAGAAGAAAGACAAAGATCTACGAATATATCGTGACAACAATTTACATATACGTCATCCGTATTTCAACGCAGCGAAATTTAGCTCTTTGAAAGGCCAATTGGTAAACAAACCACAGGAAAATTTTGATATAATCGAGTAG